Proteins encoded together in one Coregonus clupeaformis isolate EN_2021a chromosome 30, ASM2061545v1, whole genome shotgun sequence window:
- the tmem240a gene encoding transmembrane protein 240, which yields MHMITTTMIFMILGAFVVMAIACLMDMNALLDRFHNYILPHLRGEDRVCHCNCGRHHVHYVIPYDGDHSLVDSSENYFVGDSVTKQEMDLMLGLLLGFCISWLLLWLDGVLHCAVRAWRASRYYDTPSWSWLPSFCNLRDLRRRAQLRQLEDSSGNMVHIKQKLYHNGHPSPRHL from the exons ATGCATATGATCACAACCACCATGATTTTTATGATTCTTGGCGCCTTTGTTGTAATG GCGATAGCCTGTTTAATGGACATGAACGCACTACTGGATCGCTTTCACAACTACATCTTACCGCATTTACGAGGGGAAGACCGCGTCTGTCATTGCAACTGTGGAAG ACATCATGTCCACTACGTGATCCCGTACGATGGGGACCATTCTCTGGTGGACTCGTCGGAGAACTACTTTGTAGGTGACAGCGTGACCAAGCAGGAGATGGACCTGATGCTGGGGCTGCTGCTGGGCTTCTGTATCAGCTGGCTCCTGCTGTGGCTGGATGGAGTGCTGCACTGTGCTGTCAGGGCATGGAGAGCCAGTCGCTACTATG ACACCCCTTCCTGGTCATGGCTCCCCTCGTTCTGCAACCTTCGAGACCTGCGTCGACGCGCCCAGCTCAGACAGCtggaggactccagtggcaacatGGTCCACATCAAGCAGAAGCTCTACCACAACGGCCACCCCAGCCCACGCCACCTCTGA
- the LOC121545561 gene encoding uncharacterized protein LOC121545561 isoform X1, producing the protein MSMTVLDLGATLNAFLYRTGEQSNKLVYASVDRFVIKPATIGRMRMKLAAFDYGQKCSDIAIRAAGMSVNWVWPGRLLHIPQKTASSKWTGFTWKGVRKVRVSTKGVVSKEVEAASAVGFTAVQEALPQALDSAPTIQAVLPVVEAIISSTPAAATAEPVKVEEAAAIIEEPVTLVKEAEAANPIVTETVAAPALRGRSETETAIPLVQEVEIIKNVLEETAAYVVPETVAVPEVKEVDVTAEVSAPKKNQLQLQPPKSWKPQEQSRSQKPLQ; encoded by the exons ATGTCGATGACTGTGTTGGACCTCGGAGCCACCCTTAACGCATTCCTTTACCGCACTGGAGAGCAGAGCAACAAGTTG gTTTATGCTAGTGTTGACAGATTTGTTATAAAGCCCGCCACCATAGGGAGAAT GAGAATGAAGTTGGCCGCGTTTGACTATGGCCAGAAGTGTTCAGACATTGCAATTCGTGCAGCGGGCATGTCGGTAAACTGGGTGTGGCCTGGCAG GCTGCTGCATATTCCTCAGAAGACTGCGTCTTCAAAATGGACTGGCTTCACATGGAAGGGAGTGCGGAAAGTGCGGGTAAGCACGAAGGGGGTGGTGTCAAAGGAGGTGGAAGCAGCGAGTGCAGTAGGATTCACAGCGGTGCAGGAGGCTCTACCACAGGCCCTGGATTCAGCCCCCACCATCCAAGCGGTCCTCCCTGTCGTAGAGGCCATCATCTCCAGCACTCCGGCCGCAGCCACAGCTGAACCAGTGAAGGTTGAAGAGGCAGCTGCCATTATCGAGGAGCCAGTTACCCTAGTTAAGGAGGCAGAGGCTGCTAACCCCATTGTCACTGAGACAGTTGCAGCTCCAGCCCTCAGAGGCAGAAGTGAAACTGAGACTGCTATCCCATTGGTGCAGGAGGTAGAGATCATCAAGAATGTGCTAGAAGAGACTGCAGCATATGTTGTTCCAGAGACTGTAGCAGTGCCTGAGGTAAAGGAGGTCGATGTGACAGCAGAGGTGTCTGCACCCAAGAAGAACCAGCTCCAACTACAACCACCCAAGAGTTGGAAGCCACAGGAGCAGTCAAGGAGTCAGAAGCCATTACAGTAG
- the LOC121545561 gene encoding uncharacterized protein LOC121545561 isoform X2 — MRMKLAAFDYGQKCSDIAIRAAGMSVNWVWPGRLLHIPQKTASSKWTGFTWKGVRKVRVSTKGVVSKEVEAASAVGFTAVQEALPQALDSAPTIQAVLPVVEAIISSTPAAATAEPVKVEEAAAIIEEPVTLVKEAEAANPIVTETVAAPALRGRSETETAIPLVQEVEIIKNVLEETAAYVVPETVAVPEVKEVDVTAEVSAPKKNQLQLQPPKSWKPQEQSRSQKPLQ, encoded by the exons AT GAGAATGAAGTTGGCCGCGTTTGACTATGGCCAGAAGTGTTCAGACATTGCAATTCGTGCAGCGGGCATGTCGGTAAACTGGGTGTGGCCTGGCAG GCTGCTGCATATTCCTCAGAAGACTGCGTCTTCAAAATGGACTGGCTTCACATGGAAGGGAGTGCGGAAAGTGCGGGTAAGCACGAAGGGGGTGGTGTCAAAGGAGGTGGAAGCAGCGAGTGCAGTAGGATTCACAGCGGTGCAGGAGGCTCTACCACAGGCCCTGGATTCAGCCCCCACCATCCAAGCGGTCCTCCCTGTCGTAGAGGCCATCATCTCCAGCACTCCGGCCGCAGCCACAGCTGAACCAGTGAAGGTTGAAGAGGCAGCTGCCATTATCGAGGAGCCAGTTACCCTAGTTAAGGAGGCAGAGGCTGCTAACCCCATTGTCACTGAGACAGTTGCAGCTCCAGCCCTCAGAGGCAGAAGTGAAACTGAGACTGCTATCCCATTGGTGCAGGAGGTAGAGATCATCAAGAATGTGCTAGAAGAGACTGCAGCATATGTTGTTCCAGAGACTGTAGCAGTGCCTGAGGTAAAGGAGGTCGATGTGACAGCAGAGGTGTCTGCACCCAAGAAGAACCAGCTCCAACTACAACCACCCAAGAGTTGGAAGCCACAGGAGCAGTCAAGGAGTCAGAAGCCATTACAGTAG